The DNA region GAAAATGAAGCCTAAATATGCCGGTAATACTATATCTTTATCAAAAATTTTGAACTAGAAAAAAATGAACCCATCGGCTACAGGTTGGATTAAAAAATTGATTAAGGTTTTAAACCCAAGTCAAACACTTGCTAACACCAGTATAGACAACTACTACGAAGCATTTAGAAATTGTGGTTTTATATACGGAAGCAATGTAGAAATTGTAGCAAAACTTATAGAAAATAAAGACTTTGAAACAGAAGAAATCTGTAAAATAAATCTAATTATTGCGTTGTTAATTGTACATGAAAATAGTACAAGTAAAAACGATTTTTTTACAGATGTAAACCAGTTTTACAATACTTTAAACGAAAAAAAAACATCGTTTATTGAAATACTTTTAGGTAGCGGAAGTAAAGAAGACAAAGTTGAACGCTTAATTAATAAACGCGTACAAATAGATGATAATTTACTTAACAAAAGCTTTAATTACTTTATAACTAATGCACTTTTATTTATAGATGTATTAGCGTTTAAAAATTATTTAAACGATTTAAAAATTACAGACGACTTCTTAAAAAATCACGAAATTATTATAGAAAGTATTGTAATTAACACGTTAAACTCTAAACAAAACAAAACAGATTACGATAAAAATTTAATTGATTTATTTGAACAATCTGCAAGATACGAACACGAAAAAGTACTTAGCTTTGACGATGCTATGTCTAAAATTGAAACCGAAATCTTTGCCCGATATTGTTTAGATCTTGCTGCTATGGCAACATGGACAGACGCTACTTTAGATAAAAGTGAAGCTAACTTTTTAGCACAACTTGGTAAGCAATTAAACTTAAACGAATTGCATGTAAATCAAGCCGAAAATAGTATTGCAGAGTTTTATGTAAAATATAAAGAAGATGTCCCTTTATTAGGCTCTAAAAACATAGTAAAAACATTTTATGACAACTCGTCTAATTTTGTTTTAAAACTAATAAGAAGAAACGGAAAACGATTAACTAAAGAGCTTACAGAAAGTAAAGAATTAGTTTTACTCTTATCACAATCTACCATTAGAGAATTAAATAAAGAGGAACAAAAAAAAGTACAAGAACAACTGTTGGATATTTTTAAATCTATACCAAGTCTAGCTATATTTTTATTACCTGGCGGCGCATTACTTTTACCATTAGTTGTAAAGTTTATACCTAAACTACTTCCAAGTGCTTTTGACGATAATCGTATTGAAGATGAAGAAAAAAAGGAATAGTTAACTTAACCATTCCTTAAAATCTTTAACGCGTTCTCTAGCTACAATAACTTCGCTTTCATTGTAGGTTTTTAACTTTATTTGTAACCTAGAGTTGGTATAACTTATAATATCTTTAATAGCTTCTATATTGACGTAAAACTTTCTGTTCACTCTAAAGAATTGCGTTGGATCTATTTCGTCTTCTAATGCCTCTAAAGAGTGTTCTAACAAATAACTACGATTATCTGTTGTGTGTAAATATGTTCCTTTGTTTTCGCTATAAAAACATTCAATTTCGTCTGTATTAATTAATTTAATATGCTGACCTACTTTTATTGAAAAGCGTTTTTTATAAGTTCTATCTATTGGGTTAACTAATAGTTTTTTTATGTCTTCAAAATCTATAGATAGATTTGTTTTTTGTGGTAAACGCGATTTATACTTTTGTACGGCTTGCTCTAAATCTTCAACATCAATTGGTTTAAGTAAATAGTCAATACTGTTTAATTTAAAAGCTTGCAAAGCATACTCGTCATAAGCGGTGGTAAAAATTATAGCCGAGTTAATTTCTATAGTTTCAAAAATTTCAAACGACAAACCATCACTTAATTGTATGTCTAAAAATATTAAATCTGGATGTACATTATTATTAAACCAATCTATAGATTCTTCAACAGAATGTAAAAGTGTTTCTGCTTCTACATCTAAATTAGATAACATACGTTGCAATCGTCTTGCAGATGGTTTTTCATCTTCTATAATTATAACTTTCATTTGTATTGTTTTTGATGGTTGTTTGATGATTGGCTACAGAAGCAATAAACTGCTTACTGCTTACTACTTATCACTTACTGAAAACTAACTATTCCCACATAGATTCTTCTTTATCCATAAACTCTTTAATTTTTCTTTGTTCCCAATCTTTTCCGAAGAACACTCTAGGTCCAAATACACCAAGAAAATGAAATAATAAACCTACGCCCCAAAATAATGGTGTAGATAATGTACCAAAGTGCCATAAAGGTCCGCCATTTAATACTATTACTAAAATAATCAACACATTAATTACGATGTAAACTGCTAAGTGCCAATAAAATCCTATTATTTTTTTTACTTTTTCTTTAGCTCTATAATAGGCTTCTTCTTTTAAAAACTCTTGTTTTGAAAAGTTATCATTGTATGGTTGTATATCTGTGTTTTTCATAATTTTTAATGTTTTGGTGATTAATTCCAACGGTTTTCTTGTTCTTCTTCTCTAATAAATTGTTCTATTTTACGCTTTTCCCAATTGCGTCCAAATTTGCCATTATTTACAAATACTCTAAAGGCTTGTACGGTTAGACCAAATCCCCAACCAAACATCGGGAACCAAAACCATTGGATTGTAAATGGAGTAAATTTGTACCATATAAATATTAAACTAGGAATGACTACGCAATAGGCTGCTAGACTAAAATAAAATCCTTTTAATTCTTCTACATGTTGTCTTGCACGTGTATAACTATCGTGCATTTTTGATTGTGTTAATTGTGTTTGTCTCATAACTGATATTTGTTTTGTTAGCATAGGTATTGCTACTGCAAAACTGTTTGCTTTTTGATTGATGATTACTTTTTTGCTTGTTAATAACTGGTAACGTTGTCTAATATTTGCTAATCCTACACCACTACTCTTTTTTAAAATTTGTTTAGGTTGAAGATTGTTTTCTACAACTAGATTACCATTAGTTTCATAAATTTTTATGTGTAACGGTTTGCTACTTGTTACTACATTGTGTTTTACTGCGTTTTCTAATAATAGTTGTAATGATAATGGTACAACTTTACTTTCTGGATTATTGGCTTGTTCTGGTATTTCAAAAACTATACTGTCTTCAAACCTGTTTTTTAATAAAGACATGTAAGTTCTTGCAAATTTTAACTCTTCATCTACAGTTACTAATTCTTTATTTTTTTGCTCTAAAACATAGCGATATACTTTTGATAAACTAGTTGTAAATTGTTGTGCTTTGTCTGGATTTTCTTCAATTAAACTGGTTAATACATTTAAGCTATTAAATAAAAAATGTGGATCTAATTGATTTTTTAAAGCATCAAACTTCGCACTTGCTGTTCCTGCTATTACTTTTTGCTCTTTTACCTTAGTATCTTGCTTAGATTTTATATAGTAAATCGTATAAAAAATAGCTGTTATAACTACAGATATGGTTAAAGACATCCAATAAAACACCATTTTTTCGTTTTGAAAAAATAAAGATGTGTTTTGATTAAAACCATATACGATTATTAAAAATCTTAGTAAAAAAATAGTGATTAATGATATACAAATTGAAGATATTAATGCTACTAAAAGGTGATTAAGCTTAAATAAATCTTGCTTGTATTTACCCAACATATAGCTTACAAAATAAGCGTTAGCCAAGTATAAACACACGGTAAACAATTGATTATAAAAAAACTCTAAAGCCAATGCTTTATCAAAAGCTACAGTTGTATTATTGGCAAGCATAAAAATACCTCTTACCATAAAAATTAATACACCTATAGAAAAGGCTTTAGCTATTTCTTTTAAAAATTTAAGCATTTTAAATTCTATTTAATTACACATTAAATTACTTACTAACTTACAGTCTACATTTTGATTAAAGGTAGTAAAATGTTTATGTTTACTTGCCTTAAAACTCTTTGTATTATTAGTTGTAATTGTATTTGTAAACATAATTATTAATATTAAAATTAATTTAAACATGATAGTTGGTTTTAATTACAAGGCAAATATCTATCAAGAGTTTAAGTTTTTAAAAAGTGAAATACCGAACTGTTATTTTTTTAAGATGAATTGTAACAGGATAAAAAAAATCTCAAATTTGTGTAACAAATCAATTATTGCAGCTACATATAAAGTAACTAACTAAATTATATTGGATAAACCATCAGAACATAAATTTGTCGAGCTTTTAGAGCAACATCAAAATATTGTGCATAAAGTATGTAGACTTTACACAAATAATTATGATGCGCATAATGATTTGTTTCAAGAAATAACAATTCAATTATGGAAAGCGTTCCCAAAATTTAGAGGCGACAGTAAGTTTACAACTTGGATGTATCGCGTAGGACTTAATACAGCTATAACATTGTACCGTAAGTCTAAACGTAAAATACAAACACAAGAGTTTGATGCCGTACAATTTAAAATTAGTGCAGAAGAATATGATAGTACAGAAGAAGAACAATTAAAACTAATGTATCAAGCTGTACACCAATTAAATGATATTGAAAAGGCACTTGTTTTTTTGTATCTGGAAGATAAAAATTACAAGGAAATTAGCGACACTTTAGGTATAAGCGAAGTTAATGCAAGAGTGAAAATGAATAGAGTAAAAACTAAGCTTAAAACTATTTTAAATCCGTAACTATGGATGAATTAGAATTATTAAAGAAAGATTGGCAGAAAAGTAATACTGCTTTCGAAAAAAAATCGGCTGGAGATTTATATTGTATGTTACATAAAAAATCTTCTAATATTGTAAAAACACTATTCTATATTAGTATAGCCGAACTTATTTTTTGGGTACTTATAAATACATTACCTATGGTAATGTCTGATAATTATAAGCAAAAACTTGACAGTATGTATGAAGATAGTTTGTTTATTGGCATTACAATTTTTACCTACGTAGTAATTGTAGCTTTTGTATATCTGTTATTTAAATCGTACAAAAGCATATCTGTTACAGATAATGCAAAAACGTTAATGAAAAACATACTTAAAACCAGAAAAGTAGTTAAATACTATGTGGTTTATAACCTAATAATGGTATGTTTATCAATGATTTTTGCCTTTAGTTATACCACAACTCACGATCCAGAACTTGTTGCGCAACTACAGCATTTTACAACTAAGCAATACGCAGTAATGATTACTAGTTTTGTAATTGCTACACTAATTTTTGCATTGGTAATTTGGTTATTTTACAAGCTACTTTACGGTATCTTATTAAAACGATTGAATAGAAATTATAAAGAACTTAAAAAGATAGAAGTTTAGTTTCTTAGAAATTTAAAATGAAATTATTTATTACCGCCATCTTGTTTTTTACCTCATTTTTTAGTGTCTCACAAACACAACAAGAAATGAACATTACTGCTAAACAAGCGTATATAGAAGCAGATAAAACACTTAACAATGTATACCAAAATATTTTAACTGAATATAAAACAGATACAGCGTTTATTGAAAAACTTAAAATATCTCAAAGACTTTGGATACAATTTAGAGATGCAGAATTAGACATGAAATTTCCTAAGGAAAATAAAGGCTATAACTACGGTAGCGTCTACCCAATGTGTGTATCCTATTATTTAAAATCTTTAACAGAACAAAGAACACAAACCTTAAAGGAATGGCTTACTGGTATAGAAGAAGGTGATGTTTGTAAGGGTTCGGTTAAATTAAAATAGCTTTATTAAAAAAGACTTAACTTAAAAACTCTCTTTGTTTATTTAACTCTTCTTGAGCTAATAATTCTTCTTCAGGAATTACCTTTAAAAATGAAGGATGTTGCTCTATAGCGTATTCGATTTTTTCAACAATATCTGCAATAGATTCATTTTCATAATCTATTTGTAAAGTCTCTTTAATTTCAAAAGTTTGATAGACGTTTTTCTTCTTAATCCTTAATCCTTTTTTATCAAAACTTCTTCTAAAACCGTCAATTACTATAGGAACAACTACAGGTTTATACTGTTTGATAATATGAGCAGTTCCTTTTCTAATAGGCTTAAAAGGTGTTGTTGTACCTTGCGGAAATGTTACAACCCAACCATCGTCTAATGCTTTTTTAATGTTGGTTATGTCGCTCATTTTAACTTGTCTGTTTACATTTTGACCTTTACTTCTCCATGTACGTTCTATACTAATAGATCCTGTATAGGCAAATATTTTAGGAATTAATCCAGACTTCATGGTTTCTTTTGCTGCAACATAATACATGTTTAATTTAGGATTCCATAAGTAACCTACATTTTTAATGTTGTCTTGTCTGTTAGACAATGCGGCATTAAATACATGAAACATTGCAATTACATCTGCAAAATATGTTTGATGATTAGAAATAAATAAAACGTTAGTATCAGGTATTTGTCTAATAATTTCTGAACCTTCAATCTGTAATTCGTTAAAGCCTCTATAACGTCTATGCGTTAAAAGACCTAAGATTCTAATTAGCCATTTTTTTATAAAAAGTATATGTCCAAAAGGATTTTTTTTAAATAATCCCATAGTGTTTTAGTTTTTTTGAGGTTACAAATATAACAAAACATTAAAGTTTTAACGTTTGTTTTAACAAGTCTTTGACTTCGGCTAGCATCATAGCTGTTGCGCCCCAAACTAAATGATTATTTAATAAATATGCAGGTACCTCTACCTCAACACCATAACTGGTTTTTACAACTTTATTAGTAAGATTAGAATCGTCTAACAAATCGGCTAGATAAACTTCTAGTACATCTTCTACTTCTGTTTCTTGTTTAATAAATTTTGGTGTTTGCTTTGCTATACCTAAATATGGTTGTACTATAAAATTACTTGGCGGAATGTATACTTGCGATAATTCTTTATAAACTTCTATGACATTAGGTGAAACGCCAACTTCTTCATGGGTTTCTCTTAAAGCTGTTTGCAAAAGATTTTGATCTTCGTGTTCTACTTTTCCTCCAGGAAAACCTACTTGTGCCGAGTGTACACCTTTATAAGTTTTACGCAATATTAAAACCAGCTTTGTAAGTTGCTTAATATCTGGATAAAACAATGCCATTACAGCACTTTGTCTGGCGTTTTTTATGTTATCTTTTTGTTGCTTAATTAATTTATCACGATATGGTGGCGCCATTTTAAACTGAGAAGCTTCGGCTGGTAGTGGGATATTTTTTATTTTTGGCAATGCTATGATAAATTCATTAAAATTCATTTTAAAAATGCGCCTATTAATTTTACTTAGTTGTTTTGTTTTTTTATTTAATTGTGAAGATAAGCAATCTAAGACTAAAAGTAACACCTTAAAGACTACTCAAGTAAAAGATTCTATTAAAAAAGAGGTTGATAGTGTAAAAAAAGATACAGTATCTAAGAGGAAATATCCTTTTTTAACCGAAGAAAATGCGATGGACTTTTTCTTAGAATATGAAAAAGAAAATCCTGAAAATAAAGTTAGAATTACAACAGATAAAGGCGATATTGATATTTTACTTTACGACAAAACTAAGTTTCATCGTGCTAATTTTATTTATCTAACAAAGATTGGTGCTTTTGACGATACTCAATTTCATCG from Mesoflavibacter profundi includes:
- a CDS encoding LETM1-related biofilm-associated protein, whose translation is MNPSATGWIKKLIKVLNPSQTLANTSIDNYYEAFRNCGFIYGSNVEIVAKLIENKDFETEEICKINLIIALLIVHENSTSKNDFFTDVNQFYNTLNEKKTSFIEILLGSGSKEDKVERLINKRVQIDDNLLNKSFNYFITNALLFIDVLAFKNYLNDLKITDDFLKNHEIIIESIVINTLNSKQNKTDYDKNLIDLFEQSARYEHEKVLSFDDAMSKIETEIFARYCLDLAAMATWTDATLDKSEANFLAQLGKQLNLNELHVNQAENSIAEFYVKYKEDVPLLGSKNIVKTFYDNSSNFVLKLIRRNGKRLTKELTESKELVLLLSQSTIRELNKEEQKKVQEQLLDIFKSIPSLAIFLLPGGALLLPLVVKFIPKLLPSAFDDNRIEDEEKKE
- a CDS encoding LytR/AlgR family response regulator transcription factor, which produces MKVIIIEDEKPSARRLQRMLSNLDVEAETLLHSVEESIDWFNNNVHPDLIFLDIQLSDGLSFEIFETIEINSAIIFTTAYDEYALQAFKLNSIDYLLKPIDVEDLEQAVQKYKSRLPQKTNLSIDFEDIKKLLVNPIDRTYKKRFSIKVGQHIKLINTDEIECFYSENKGTYLHTTDNRSYLLEHSLEALEDEIDPTQFFRVNRKFYVNIEAIKDIISYTNSRLQIKLKTYNESEVIVARERVKDFKEWLS
- a CDS encoding 2TM domain-containing protein: MKNTDIQPYNDNFSKQEFLKEEAYYRAKEKVKKIIGFYWHLAVYIVINVLIILVIVLNGGPLWHFGTLSTPLFWGVGLLFHFLGVFGPRVFFGKDWEQRKIKEFMDKEESMWE
- a CDS encoding histidine kinase gives rise to the protein MLKFLKEIAKAFSIGVLIFMVRGIFMLANNTTVAFDKALALEFFYNQLFTVCLYLANAYFVSYMLGKYKQDLFKLNHLLVALISSICISLITIFLLRFLIIVYGFNQNTSLFFQNEKMVFYWMSLTISVVITAIFYTIYYIKSKQDTKVKEQKVIAGTASAKFDALKNQLDPHFLFNSLNVLTSLIEENPDKAQQFTTSLSKVYRYVLEQKNKELVTVDEELKFARTYMSLLKNRFEDSIVFEIPEQANNPESKVVPLSLQLLLENAVKHNVVTSSKPLHIKIYETNGNLVVENNLQPKQILKKSSGVGLANIRQRYQLLTSKKVIINQKANSFAVAIPMLTKQISVMRQTQLTQSKMHDSYTRARQHVEELKGFYFSLAAYCVVIPSLIFIWYKFTPFTIQWFWFPMFGWGFGLTVQAFRVFVNNGKFGRNWEKRKIEQFIREEEQENRWN
- a CDS encoding RNA polymerase sigma factor — encoded protein: MDKPSEHKFVELLEQHQNIVHKVCRLYTNNYDAHNDLFQEITIQLWKAFPKFRGDSKFTTWMYRVGLNTAITLYRKSKRKIQTQEFDAVQFKISAEEYDSTEEEQLKLMYQAVHQLNDIEKALVFLYLEDKNYKEISDTLGISEVNARVKMNRVKTKLKTILNP
- a CDS encoding lysozyme inhibitor LprI family protein yields the protein MKLFITAILFFTSFFSVSQTQQEMNITAKQAYIEADKTLNNVYQNILTEYKTDTAFIEKLKISQRLWIQFRDAELDMKFPKENKGYNYGSVYPMCVSYYLKSLTEQRTQTLKEWLTGIEEGDVCKGSVKLK
- a CDS encoding lysophospholipid acyltransferase family protein; amino-acid sequence: MGLFKKNPFGHILFIKKWLIRILGLLTHRRYRGFNELQIEGSEIIRQIPDTNVLFISNHQTYFADVIAMFHVFNAALSNRQDNIKNVGYLWNPKLNMYYVAAKETMKSGLIPKIFAYTGSISIERTWRSKGQNVNRQVKMSDITNIKKALDDGWVVTFPQGTTTPFKPIRKGTAHIIKQYKPVVVPIVIDGFRRSFDKKGLRIKKKNVYQTFEIKETLQIDYENESIADIVEKIEYAIEQHPSFLKVIPEEELLAQEELNKQREFLS
- a CDS encoding NUDIX hydrolase — translated: MNFNEFIIALPKIKNIPLPAEASQFKMAPPYRDKLIKQQKDNIKNARQSAVMALFYPDIKQLTKLVLILRKTYKGVHSAQVGFPGGKVEHEDQNLLQTALRETHEEVGVSPNVIEVYKELSQVYIPPSNFIVQPYLGIAKQTPKFIKQETEVEDVLEVYLADLLDDSNLTNKVVKTSYGVEVEVPAYLLNNHLVWGATAMMLAEVKDLLKQTLKL
- a CDS encoding peptidylprolyl isomerase, with amino-acid sequence MRLLILLSCFVFLFNCEDKQSKTKSNTLKTTQVKDSIKKEVDSVKKDTVSKRKYPFLTEENAMDFFLEYEKENPENKVRITTDKGDIDILLYDKTKFHRANFIYLTKIGAFDDTQFHRVVKNFIIQGGNTDDAKVAKRRRDIGHYLLPTDTKRGFTHHRGVISMPSSDIDNPHKLASPFEFFITQQDAFHLDGNYTIFGEVISGLDVVDQINAVPVDEADWPLHNVYIKTVRILE